One genomic region from Campylobacter sp. RM5004 encodes:
- a CDS encoding methylated-DNA--[protein]-cysteine S-methyltransferase has translation MYIQTLKLKDFVILIKANDECLISIDITNLKSLKDKPNHITKLAKDELQNYFNGKKYDFSNIKLDLSKFSAFSQNVLNELKNIPYATTISYKELAFRIDSKAYRAVGTALSKNPYLIILPCHRVIRSDASLGRFTCEVSNMKEFLNKHEQKYKSTNI, from the coding sequence ATGTATATTCAAACACTAAAATTAAAAGATTTTGTAATATTGATAAAAGCTAATGATGAATGCTTGATATCTATTGATATTACAAATCTAAAAAGCCTAAAAGATAAACCAAATCATATTACTAAGCTAGCAAAAGATGAATTGCAAAATTATTTTAATGGTAAAAAATATGATTTTTCAAATATCAAGCTAGATTTAAGTAAATTCTCAGCATTTAGTCAAAATGTATTAAATGAATTAAAAAACATACCTTATGCAACAACAATAAGCTATAAAGAATTAGCCTTTAGAATAGATTCTAAAGCTTATAGAGCAGTTGGAACTGCCTTATCAAAAAATCCTTATTTAATCATTCTACCTTGCCATAGAGTAATTCGCTCTGATGCTAGCTTAGGAAGATTTACTTGCGAAGTCTCAAATATGAAAGAATTTTTAAATAAGCACGAACAAAAATATAAAAGCACAAATATTTAA
- a CDS encoding metal-sulfur cluster assembly factor, with protein sequence MKKQIIDAISSVIDPEVGFDILALGLIYDIKLSDNKCEITMTLSTKSCPMHDLLITWVKNAVSKVVENVEINLVFEPAWSIEMASDEVKKALSF encoded by the coding sequence ATGAAAAAGCAAATAATTGATGCAATCAGCAGTGTAATTGATCCTGAAGTTGGCTTTGATATTTTGGCTTTAGGGCTTATTTATGATATAAAATTAAGTGATAATAAATGCGAAATTACAATGACTTTATCAACTAAATCATGCCCTATGCATGATTTATTAATAACTTGGGTTAAAAACGCAGTTAGTAAAGTAGTAGAAAATGTAGAAATCAATCTAGTTTTTGAGCCTGCTTGGAGTATTGAAATGGCTAGCGATGAGGTTAAAAAGGCTTTAAGTTTTTAA
- a CDS encoding c-type cytochrome yields the protein MKTKLSFILLLSSAVFAIDPSVAKIKSATGQEPKVVPWVVPSAMDDDGYLDESKLPKGSKYIEAVILGNKIMNETSYYIGPKAKDESKRYAGNNLSCSSCHAAGGTVPYEAGYVGIYARFPQYLARGDQIATIENRINGCMERSMNGKPLPINSPEMKAMVTYMHYLSQGVPIGAKVEGQGLTKIKLLNRAADPKKGKAIYEDKCSACHGENGEGVVNDEQRGGYYVYPALWGDDSYNTGAGMYRLIKAAQYIKGNMPKGDATLSDEEAFDVASYINSKQRPIKANREADFPDRRTKPLDMDVPPYDDDFDVNEHRFGPYIEMGKVSKAK from the coding sequence ATGAAAACAAAATTAAGTTTTATACTTTTATTATCATCAGCTGTATTTGCAATTGACCCAAGTGTAGCAAAGATAAAATCAGCCACCGGACAAGAGCCAAAAGTAGTTCCTTGGGTAGTGCCAAGTGCTATGGATGATGATGGATATTTAGATGAGAGCAAATTGCCAAAGGGTTCAAAATACATTGAAGCTGTAATCTTAGGTAATAAAATAATGAATGAAACTTCGTATTACATAGGACCAAAAGCAAAAGATGAGAGCAAAAGATATGCAGGAAACAACCTATCTTGCAGTAGTTGTCATGCAGCAGGCGGAACCGTGCCTTATGAAGCTGGATATGTAGGCATTTATGCTAGATTTCCACAATATTTAGCAAGAGGCGATCAAATCGCAACCATTGAAAATAGAATAAATGGCTGTATGGAACGCTCTATGAATGGTAAGCCACTACCTATTAATTCGCCTGAGATGAAAGCAATGGTAACTTATATGCACTATTTAAGCCAAGGTGTTCCTATTGGTGCTAAGGTTGAAGGGCAAGGACTTACTAAAATAAAATTATTAAATAGAGCAGCAGACCCTAAAAAAGGTAAAGCTATCTATGAAGACAAATGCTCAGCCTGTCATGGTGAAAACGGAGAAGGCGTTGTAAATGATGAACAAAGGGGTGGATATTATGTATATCCTGCACTTTGGGGAGATGATAGCTATAATACTGGTGCTGGTATGTATAGATTAATAAAAGCTGCTCAGTATATTAAAGGCAATATGCCAAAAGGCGATGCAACTTTAAGCGATGAAGAAGCCTTTGATGTAGCATCGTATATTAATTCAAAACAAAGACCTATAAAGGCTAATCGTGAAGCTGATTTTCCTGATAGAAGAACAAAGCCACTTGATATGGATGTGCCACCTTATGATGATGATTTTGATGTAAATGAGCATAGATTTGGACCATATATTGAAATGGGTAAGGTAAGTAAAGCGAAATGA
- a CDS encoding carbon-nitrogen hydrolase produces the protein MLKIGLVSQKYSENMREITKEKIKNVANKGAKLVILQELHQNAYFCQVQNTNNFDLAANYEDDLKFWSEVAKQNKVVLVTSLYEKRLEGLYHNTAVVFESDGSIAGKYRKMHIPDDPHFYEKFYFTPGDLGFKAIDTSVGRLGVLVCWDQWYPEAARLMALDGAQILIYPTAIGWLYENGVSDDSETMQDQLNAWLGVQRGHAIANCLPVVGVNRVGFEDVALSGESSITQDEATHTKQSKENSKNGIDFWGNSFIYDAQGKEIFRSNTSDELEIVIEIDMKKCEQIRRWWPFLRDRRIEHYNDLTKRAIKD, from the coding sequence ATGTTAAAAATCGGACTTGTATCTCAAAAATATAGTGAAAATATGAGAGAAATCACTAAAGAAAAAATAAAAAATGTAGCAAACAAAGGAGCAAAATTAGTAATTTTGCAAGAATTACACCAAAATGCTTATTTTTGCCAAGTTCAAAATACAAATAATTTTGACCTAGCAGCAAATTATGAAGATGATTTAAAGTTTTGGAGTGAAGTTGCAAAGCAAAATAAAGTGGTTTTAGTAACTTCTTTATATGAAAAACGCTTAGAAGGTTTATATCATAATACAGCAGTGGTTTTTGAAAGTGATGGCTCTATTGCAGGAAAATATCGTAAAATGCACATACCAGATGATCCACACTTTTATGAGAAATTTTATTTTACCCCAGGAGATTTAGGCTTTAAAGCGATAGATACAAGTGTAGGTCGCTTAGGCGTGCTTGTTTGCTGGGATCAGTGGTATCCTGAAGCTGCAAGACTTATGGCACTTGATGGCGCACAAATTTTAATATATCCTACGGCTATTGGTTGGCTTTATGAAAACGGCGTTAGTGATGATAGCGAAACCATGCAAGATCAATTAAATGCTTGGTTAGGGGTTCAAAGAGGTCATGCGATAGCAAATTGCTTGCCAGTAGTTGGGGTTAATCGTGTGGGCTTTGAAGATGTAGCTTTAAGTGGAGAAAGTAGCATTACTCAAGATGAAGCAACTCACACCAAACAAAGCAAAGAAAACTCTAAAAATGGAATTGATTTTTGGGGTAATAGCTTTATTTATGACGCTCAAGGCAAAGAAATCTTTAGAAGTAATACAAGTGATGAACTAGAAATTGTGATTGAAATTGACATGAAAAAATGCGAGCAAATAAGACGCTGGTGGCCATTCTTAAGAGATAGAAGAATAGAACATTATAATGACTTAACCAAAAGAGCTATAAAAGATTAA
- a CDS encoding agmatine deiminase family protein, with protein sequence MRAEWQKCEYILLALPHKNSDWSPYLEEILSSYLDFAKAISKHCKVLLVHHESADLTEFKKLDNIEFYCFNTNDTWIRDFGPIDNNLDFIFNAWGNKFSSNLDNAFNESLFKNYLKKDLKKIDFILEGGSIDTNGKVLLTTSECLLNDNRNKLSKEEIENTLKEHLKVSEVLWLENGVIIGDDTDSHVDTLARFIDENTIAYSSCEDLNDENYASLKAMEDELKKTKYNLISLPIPSKKYYEGKRLGCTYANFVFVNNALIIPCYDDKNDEIVKEKLQAALPNHEIIMVNALVFVRQNGSLHCSCMNIFKD encoded by the coding sequence ATGAGAGCAGAATGGCAAAAATGTGAATATATTTTACTTGCGTTACCGCACAAAAATAGTGATTGGTCGCCTTATTTAGAAGAGATTTTAAGCTCTTATTTGGATTTTGCAAAGGCAATTTCTAAACATTGTAAGGTGTTATTAGTTCATCACGAAAGTGCTGATTTAACTGAGTTTAAAAAGCTTGATAATATTGAGTTTTATTGTTTTAATACAAATGATACTTGGATAAGAGATTTTGGTCCTATTGATAATAATTTGGATTTTATCTTTAATGCGTGGGGTAATAAATTTAGCTCAAATCTTGATAATGCTTTTAATGAAAGTTTGTTTAAAAACTATCTTAAAAAAGATTTAAAGAAGATTGATTTTATTCTTGAAGGTGGCAGTATTGATACAAATGGCAAGGTATTGCTAACTACAAGCGAGTGTTTATTAAACGATAATCGTAACAAACTTAGCAAAGAAGAAATTGAAAATACCTTAAAAGAGCATTTAAAGGTTAGCGAAGTTTTATGGCTTGAAAATGGTGTTATTATAGGAGATGATACGGATTCTCATGTGGATACTTTAGCAAGATTTATTGATGAAAACACCATAGCTTATAGTTCTTGCGAAGATTTAAACGATGAAAATTACGCAAGTTTAAAAGCAATGGAAGATGAGCTTAAGAAAACAAAATATAATTTAATTTCTTTACCAATTCCTAGTAAAAAGTATTATGAAGGAAAAAGATTAGGCTGCACTTATGCTAATTTCGTTTTTGTAAATAATGCTTTAATAATTCCTTGTTATGATGATAAAAATGATGAAATCGTAAAAGAAAAATTACAAGCTGCATTACCAAATCACGAAATTATCATGGTAAATGCACTTGTATTTGTAAGACAAAATGGCTCACTTCATTGTTCTTGTATGAATATTTTTAAGGATTGA
- a CDS encoding putative sulfate exporter family transporter — protein sequence MSHKKHNKSPEQVALGINKIYKSKKIESYVVLIVLAFCSYAIGELSFFKKFGISALIIAVVLGAVIGNFAHHNVSLLKKTGALGVCTKQVLRLGIILYGFRISLSDIESIGLSGVGLAAFIVFSTFFFGLLIGKILKIDFLQSALIASGSSICGAAAVLASESVLKGGSARVGVAVCTVVVFGSLGMFLLPLTQSFFALDERLFGFLVGGTLHEVAHVVGAGSSIGVEGATSSIVVKMVRVLMLVPFLIMLSFGFKKEEKNGSFLNQIPWFAIWFLIACGVSSMPILNTDFALSVIKPNIAVFDTFLLSLSMVALGVNIRKDMLSKAGLKPFIMAIILCVWLIVSAYAYIKVFC from the coding sequence ATGAGCCATAAAAAACACAATAAATCCCCAGAGCAAGTAGCTTTGGGGATTAATAAAATTTATAAAAGTAAAAAAATAGAAAGTTATGTAGTTTTAATAGTCTTAGCATTTTGTTCTTATGCCATAGGAGAGCTTAGTTTTTTTAAGAAATTTGGAATATCAGCTTTAATAATCGCAGTTGTTTTGGGAGCTGTTATTGGAAATTTCGCACATCATAATGTAAGCTTACTTAAAAAAACAGGAGCTTTAGGGGTTTGTACTAAGCAAGTTTTAAGACTTGGAATTATTTTATATGGCTTTAGAATATCTTTAAGTGATATTGAGAGCATAGGCTTAAGTGGAGTAGGGCTTGCTGCTTTTATTGTATTTTCTACATTCTTTTTTGGTTTATTGATTGGAAAAATTTTAAAAATAGACTTTTTACAATCAGCATTAATTGCGAGTGGTTCTAGTATTTGTGGAGCTGCTGCAGTTTTAGCAAGCGAAAGTGTGCTTAAAGGTGGTTCTGCTAGAGTTGGGGTTGCGGTTTGCACTGTTGTTGTTTTTGGCAGTTTAGGAATGTTTCTTTTGCCTTTAACACAAAGTTTTTTTGCTTTAGATGAAAGACTTTTTGGCTTTTTAGTAGGTGGGACTTTACATGAAGTCGCACATGTAGTTGGAGCTGGTTCAAGCATAGGTGTTGAAGGTGCTACTAGTAGTATTGTTGTAAAAATGGTAAGAGTTTTAATGCTTGTTCCGTTTTTGATAATGCTTAGTTTTGGTTTTAAAAAAGAAGAAAAAAACGGCAGTTTCCTAAATCAAATTCCTTGGTTTGCTATATGGTTTTTAATAGCTTGTGGTGTATCTAGTATGCCTATTTTAAATACTGATTTTGCATTAAGCGTAATAAAACCAAATATAGCCGTATTTGATACATTTTTACTAAGTCTTAGTATGGTTGCACTTGGAGTAAATATAAGAAAGGATATGTTAAGCAAAGCTGGTCTTAAACCATTCATTATGGCTATTATTTTATGCGTTTGGCTAATAGTTTCAGCTTATGCTTATATAAAGGTGTTTTGTTAA
- the argS gene encoding arginine--tRNA ligase translates to MLKDSVKEYLSKELDCNFSLESPKDRSLAHFAMPCFSFAKELRKSPNQIAQDFANKLKNCDIFSSVEAVNAYVNFKLSNEFLDKLCKNALNNPKDFAKSPKKDYKILLEYVSANPTGPLHIGHARGAIYGDSLNRIAKHLGYTFDTEYYVNDAGNQIDLLGTSVILAIRDFVLKEKVEYPESFYGGEYMQELAFKFYEEFKNDYESKKAEIANLAKDEVLKEIKQTLANARIKIDNYVSETSYYSKLDETLNKLKNANATYEKEGKLFLASTKYGDDLDRVIVREDGRGTYLAADIVYHDDKLSRGYDKVINIWGADHHGYIARVKAAMSALGHDANNLEVILAQMVNLLKNGQPYKMSKRKGNVILFSDVLEDIGADALRYIFISKRCDSPLEFDVDEFKKQDSSNPVFYINYAHARIHQIFAKANKSFDDVVNVDLSSFNDENALNLLFDSLTLNDVLEDAFNSRTLSKVCDYLKQIASSFHKIYNETRVVGHENEEQYLKIFAQVALSIKTGFDLIGINALTRMEKE, encoded by the coding sequence ATGCTAAAGGATAGTGTTAAAGAATATTTAAGTAAAGAATTAGATTGTAACTTTAGTTTAGAAAGTCCAAAAGACAGAAGTTTAGCTCATTTTGCAATGCCGTGTTTTAGCTTTGCAAAAGAGCTTAGAAAATCTCCAAATCAAATAGCTCAAGATTTTGCAAACAAGCTTAAAAATTGTGATATTTTTAGTAGTGTTGAAGCTGTTAATGCTTATGTTAATTTCAAATTATCAAATGAATTTTTAGATAAATTATGTAAAAACGCTTTAAATAATCCTAAAGATTTTGCAAAAAGTCCTAAGAAAGATTATAAAATACTACTTGAATATGTAAGCGCAAACCCAACAGGACCACTTCATATAGGTCATGCAAGGGGTGCTATATATGGAGATAGTTTAAATAGAATTGCAAAACATTTAGGCTATACATTTGATACTGAGTATTATGTAAATGACGCAGGAAATCAAATAGATTTATTAGGAACTAGCGTAATTTTAGCTATAAGAGATTTTGTTTTAAAAGAAAAGGTTGAATATCCAGAAAGCTTTTATGGTGGCGAATATATGCAAGAGCTTGCTTTTAAATTTTATGAAGAATTTAAAAACGATTACGAGAGTAAAAAAGCCGAAATTGCTAACTTAGCAAAAGATGAAGTTTTAAAAGAAATAAAGCAAACATTAGCAAATGCAAGAATTAAAATTGATAATTATGTAAGCGAAACTTCTTATTATTCTAAGTTAGATGAAACTCTAAATAAGCTTAAAAATGCTAATGCAACTTATGAAAAAGAAGGTAAATTATTCTTAGCATCTACTAAATACGGCGATGATTTAGATAGAGTAATTGTGCGTGAAGACGGAAGAGGCACTTATCTTGCAGCTGATATTGTTTATCACGATGATAAATTAAGTAGAGGCTATGATAAGGTAATTAATATTTGGGGAGCAGATCATCATGGATATATTGCTCGTGTAAAAGCTGCAATGAGCGCTTTAGGTCATGATGCAAACAATCTTGAAGTAATACTTGCTCAAATGGTTAATTTATTAAAAAATGGTCAGCCTTATAAAATGAGTAAAAGAAAAGGTAATGTAATTTTATTTAGCGATGTTTTAGAAGATATTGGAGCAGACGCTTTGCGTTATATTTTTATAAGCAAGCGTTGTGATAGCCCGCTTGAGTTTGATGTTGATGAGTTTAAAAAACAAGATAGCTCAAACCCAGTATTTTATATAAACTACGCACACGCTAGAATTCATCAAATTTTTGCAAAAGCAAATAAGAGCTTTGATGATGTAGTTAATGTTGATTTAAGTAGTTTTAATGATGAAAATGCACTTAATTTATTGTTTGATTCTTTAACTTTAAATGATGTTTTAGAAGATGCTTTTAATAGCAGAACTCTTTCTAAAGTTTGTGATTATTTAAAACAAATTGCAAGCTCATTCCATAAAATCTATAATGAAACTAGAGTAGTAGGTCATGAAAATGAAGAGCAATATTTAAAGATTTTTGCTCAAGTGGCATTAAGTATTAAAACAGGTTTTGATTTAATAGGAATTAATGCACTAACAAGAATGGAAAAAGAATGA
- the tatA gene encoding twin-arginine translocase TatA/TatE family subunit, with translation MGIGSGWHWIIVLLVIVLLFGGKKLPELAKGLGKGIKTFKKEMADDTPAKSINEVDELADNTKKTEANEIKSEQKA, from the coding sequence ATGGGAATAGGTAGTGGATGGCACTGGATTATAGTTTTACTTGTAATAGTGTTATTATTTGGCGGTAAGAAATTACCTGAACTTGCAAAAGGCTTAGGAAAAGGAATTAAAACTTTCAAAAAAGAAATGGCTGATGATACTCCAGCAAAAAGTATTAATGAAGTTGATGAATTAGCTGATAATACAAAAAAAACAGAGGCTAATGAAATAAAAAGTGAGCAAAAAGCCTAA
- the gmk gene encoding guanylate kinase: MAGILLISGPSGAGKSTLLERLAQDYNDFYFSISATTRAPRVGEKEGVNYYYLTHEEFELGIKNDEFLEYANVHGNYYGTPLKPIYDALENGKNVILDIDVQGFRIVKDKLGKDFLSVFISPENEKVLKERLVCRGTESEDVISKRLHNATAEVQAIGRYDFFIINDDLDKAYKELKLLYQAANLKVLNKDIKKFISEWKKGE; encoded by the coding sequence ATGGCAGGAATTTTATTAATATCAGGCCCAAGTGGTGCGGGCAAAAGCACCCTATTAGAGCGTTTAGCACAAGATTATAATGACTTTTATTTTTCTATATCAGCTACTACTAGAGCTCCTAGAGTAGGCGAGAAAGAAGGTGTAAATTATTATTATTTAACCCATGAAGAATTTGAATTAGGAATTAAGAATGATGAGTTTTTAGAATATGCAAATGTTCATGGTAATTATTATGGAACACCATTAAAACCAATATATGATGCTTTAGAAAATGGTAAAAATGTTATTTTAGATATTGATGTTCAAGGTTTTAGAATTGTTAAAGATAAATTAGGTAAAGACTTTTTATCAGTTTTCATAAGTCCTGAGAATGAAAAAGTATTAAAAGAGCGTTTGGTTTGTCGTGGGACAGAAAGTGAAGATGTAATATCAAAAAGACTTCATAATGCAACAGCAGAAGTTCAAGCTATCGGAAGATATGACTTTTTTATAATTAATGATGATTTAGATAAAGCTTATAAAGAACTTAAATTGCTTTACCAAGCAGCAAACTTAAAAGTGTTAAATAAAGATATCAAAAAATTTATTTCAGAATGGAAAAAAGGAGAATAA